A region of the Fibrobacter sp. genome:
ATCCGCTACTTCTTCCGGATAAGGGCCGACAACGCCATGCCCGCGATGGCGGCAACAGCCGCAATGACCACAACCAAAACAAACACCCAGATGGAGCCTCCCTCATCTTCGACCGGAACCGTCATGGATTCAGGAGTCACTTCTTCTACAGAAGCGAACAGCAGTCCCTTGATATGAGAAACGATGCCGGACTTGTCCAGCGTGTCGGCATAGCCAAGAGACTTGTTGATCTTCTGGTGGGCATCCCAGAACAATTCCACGACCTGATCTTCCACAGCCTCGCGAGAAGAACCTTCCCTAAACAAGTCGCCCAAGGCATTGGAAAACTCTATCAATATTCCTTCGATAGCCACCCATTCCGGAATGTTCGGGAAAGACTTTCCGGTTTTCATGGTTTCAATAATCTTGGAATAGCGGGCGTCCTTGTCCCAGATGTTCACGATGCTTTCGTCGGCAGGCAAGAAACCTACCTGTCGGGTGTAGGCGTCCATGTTGTCGGCCCGGAGCAGGTAGCAGAGAAGCCGTTCTGCAGCAGGCCTGTGAGCCTTGGGCAACACCAGATGGCTTCCGCCTACAAAAGAAACGATTCCCGAGTGCCCCGCCAGAGGCTCCACGATGGTTATTCCGTCTTCGGCGATGGGCGAATCCTTGAGGCCGCCGTCCTTGCTTGCAATTTCCATCTGGCGGATAATTTCGGAGGTGCCGTACAGCACCAGCTGCCCGCCACCGATAAACCGTTCCGTTTCCTGCACGGAATTTTCGTCCAGACCGTAAGGGGAAATTTCCCTATCAGCAAAAATCCTGAGGTAGTAGGCCAACCCCTTGAGGGTCGTAGAATCCAGCAGGGCGCTGCGGTAACCTGCAGAAGTCTTCGTGATGAAATCTCCGCCAAAGCTCCAGATGAAGGGCGCCATGTGTTGCGGGCCGGTCCAGTCCCCCTTTCCGGGCAGGGCGAAGGGCGCCACCTTGGCTGCACTATCGGAACCGCCAGCGGCGTTTTTCGCGAAAGCCCGCAGCACGCCGATAAATTCGGAGTAAGAATCCACCTCCTCTTTTTTCAGCGCAAGTTTTTTCCACATCTTCTCGTTGGCATACAAGGCCCTCACGTCCACAAACCACGGGAAAGAATACACCAGGGAATCCTGGGGCAAGCGGGCCGCCTTGAAGCTCTCCCTAAAGAATCGTGTAGCCCCTACCTGTTCCAGGTAGGCGTCCAGGGGTTCAATCGCCCCGGACGAAGCAAAGAAAGGAACCCAGGTAGAGCCCAACTGCAAAACGTCCGGGCCATTGCCGTTCGCTGCCGCAGAATCTGCGCCGCTCAACGCCTTGGAAATTTCGGCAAAGGCTTCGCCCCAATTCAAGAACCTGATGCTTACAGGGATTTTCGTTTCGCGCTGGAACCGTTTGACAATGCGCCCAAGCGCCCGCTGGGAACCGATACCGTTGTCCATGACCCAAAGGGAAAGGGTTTCGTCCGGAGACGCCACCAGGGCAGGCTGCGATGCCAGAGAATGCACCGGAAAAAGGCACACCAGGGCAAGCGTCAAGACGGTAGAAACATTTTTTGCAAACCGGGTCATTTGGCGAACCGTTTGAAATCCTCGAAGAAACTCGGGTAAGTCTTGTTCACACAAGCGGGGTCCAGAATCTTGATGGACACGCCACCCAAGGAAACAAGGCTAAAACACATGGCCATGCGATGGTCGTTGTAAGTCTCGATGGAGGCGCTCTGCAAATCTTTTGGCGGGGTCACCGTGATAGAGTCCATCGATTCGCGAACTTCGGCGCCAACCTTGCGGAGCTCTGCGGCCATAGCGGCAATGCGGTCCGTCTCTTTCACGCGCCAGCTGGCAATACCCGAAATGGTCATGGGACCGTCGGCAAAAAGCGCAAGTACGGCAAGAGTCATGGCAGCATCGGGAATTTCTACGGCGTTGAATTCGCCGAGACTCTTCAGCTTGCCCTTGGGTCCTGTGCATTCCACCCAGTCGGGGCCAAGCTTTACCTGCACGCCCATACGCTCCAGCACATGCACAAAGGCAAGGTCTCCCTGGATACTTTCGGAACCCATGCCCAAGACCTTGACGCAGCCTCCCGAGATGGCGGCGGCGGCCAGCGGGTAACTGGCAGAACTGGCGTCGCCCTCGACAGTGTAATCCCCCGGGCTCTGGTAAACGCCCTTGGGCACGTAGAAATCGGAAAGCCCTTCGTGCTTGACCTCTATACCGAAACGTTTCATCACGTCCAGGGTCAAAAGCACGTAGGGCGCCGAAATCAATTTTCCCTCTACATGAATGTGCAAGGGTTCATTGCAATAGGGCGCACAAATCAGGAGGGCCGTCAGGTACTGGCTAGAAATATTCCCGCGCACAGAAACAGAACCGCCCTTAAGCCCGTCCGCCTTGATGCGGACCGGCGGATAACCTT
Encoded here:
- a CDS encoding extracellular solute-binding protein codes for the protein MTRFAKNVSTVLTLALVCLFPVHSLASQPALVASPDETLSLWVMDNGIGSQRALGRIVKRFQRETKIPVSIRFLNWGEAFAEISKALSGADSAAANGNGPDVLQLGSTWVPFFASSGAIEPLDAYLEQVGATRFFRESFKAARLPQDSLVYSFPWFVDVRALYANEKMWKKLALKKEEVDSYSEFIGVLRAFAKNAAGGSDSAAKVAPFALPGKGDWTGPQHMAPFIWSFGGDFITKTSAGYRSALLDSTTLKGLAYYLRIFADREISPYGLDENSVQETERFIGGGQLVLYGTSEIIRQMEIASKDGGLKDSPIAEDGITIVEPLAGHSGIVSFVGGSHLVLPKAHRPAAERLLCYLLRADNMDAYTRQVGFLPADESIVNIWDKDARYSKIIETMKTGKSFPNIPEWVAIEGILIEFSNALGDLFREGSSREAVEDQVVELFWDAHQKINKSLGYADTLDKSGIVSHIKGLLFASVEEVTPESMTVPVEDEGGSIWVFVLVVVIAAVAAIAGMALSALIRKK
- the aroA gene encoding 3-phosphoshikimate 1-carboxyvinyltransferase, coding for MEDFQFRKSFEQLPAFKSFEGTIQLPGSKSITNRAFLISALANGKTRLHNLLKSDDTRYMGEALQKLGVEIQFSDDFSEAVVCGNAGPVDAPATQSGAPVELFLGNAGTAMRSLTAALTLGHGEFVLRGEERMRERPILDLVEALQSLGADVSYEETEGYPPVRIKADGLKGGSVSVRGNISSQYLTALLICAPYCNEPLHIHVEGKLISAPYVLLTLDVMKRFGIEVKHEGLSDFYVPKGVYQSPGDYTVEGDASSASYPLAAAAISGGCVKVLGMGSESIQGDLAFVHVLERMGVQVKLGPDWVECTGPKGKLKSLGEFNAVEIPDAAMTLAVLALFADGPMTISGIASWRVKETDRIAAMAAELRKVGAEVRESMDSITVTPPKDLQSASIETYNDHRMAMCFSLVSLGGVSIKILDPACVNKTYPSFFEDFKRFAK